The following nucleotide sequence is from Petrotoga sp. 9PW.55.5.1.
CTGCAATCGCATCTAAATCATCAATAGATAAATTATTTCTCTTTAGAAAATCAACAACACATTTTTTTCGAAAAGGAAGCTGCTCCATTACTTTTTTGCATTTTTCTATATCTTCAACTTTATGTTCAATATTCTCAGAAATAATTTCTTTATCATCTTCAAAGATTGATATTTTGGTGGACGTTGAGCCTGGATTTATAACCAATATTTTTTTCATAATACTTCCTCCTCAAACTAACGTTTCAAAAAAGCAGGTTTCATATAGTCTTTTTATTTAAATAAACTTCAACTACATTCTTAAGCCTTCTTACACCTTCTCTTATCTCATCGTGCGAAGGAAGACAAAAAGACAATCTCATATGATTCTTCTCAACTTCGTTTACATAAAAAGCTTCTCCAGGTACATACAAAACTTTATTCTTTTTAGCTTCTTCAAACATATCAAGAGTATCAACTTCTTCTGGAAAAGTTAACCACGTAAACAGACCTCCTTCTGGACGTGTCCAGCTAACACCTTGGATATTTCGAAACTCATTTTCTAAAGCTTCCAACATTGTATCTTTTTTCGATCTATAAAGTTCTAACGTGGGTTTTAATTCTTCAATCCTGTCATGTTTTTGAAGGTATCTTGCAGCAAGTCTTTGAGTTAAGGTAGGGGTGCAAAGATTTACTCCTTGTTTAATAATTGAAAATTTCCTTATTATATTTTCATTTGCTATGATTATGCCTATTCTAAAACCAGGACATAAGATTTTTGAAAAAGTATTCAACAATATAGTTCTTTCTGGATTTAAATTATAAATAGAGGGGATCGGTGAACCTTCAAATCTAAGAGCGCCATATGGGTTATCTTCAACAATAAGGAAATCATATTTATCAGCAAGTTCTGCTAATCTTTTCCTTTTTTCCAAGCTCATAGTAACTCCAGCTGGATTTTGGAAAGTAGGAACCACGTAAACAAATTTGAATTTATCTATCTTTCCCTCTTTTGATAATGTTGTTAATCGTTCTTCTAAGATATTAATGTTCATACCATCATCTTCTAGGGGAATCTCTAAAAACTTTGGAAATCTTTGTTTAAATGCTCCTACCGCTCCTAAATAAACAGGTTTTCCAACTGCACAGTAAGAACTTTCATCCAATAAGACCAAACCAATTAAATACAATGCCTCTTGTGATCCAACGGTAACTAACATGTTATCGTATTGAACTCCTTCAATCCCTTCATGTTTTTCCAATAATTCTTTATAAGCATCTTTTAGTTCATTGTCTCCCTCAGTCGTTCCATATTGTAAAGTAAATTTGTATTCTTCCTCAATCACTTCTTTTGCGATTTGAGCTAATTCCTCTCTTGGAAAAGTCTCGGGATCAGGAACACCTCCTCCAAAAGAAATCATTCCAGGATCATTAGCAACTTTCAATAGTTCTCTTATAATATTGGATTTAGCAGATTTTGAAATTGATGAAAGTTTATTTTCTAAATTCATTACTTACCCCCCTCTGCAAGTTTTTATTTGTTGCTTAATTAAATTATAGTTTAATAATATAAATAAGTCAAAGTCGATTAGAGACGATTATACCCAATTAAAGAGAATTACAAACGATTATTAGCGATATGAAAAAAATTTCATGAAAAATATTTCATTATCAAATATTAACATTACGTATGATTTATTTTTTGTTTTTTTCAGCTATTCAAAATGTGTTAAAATATATAAAATATTAATTTTTTATAAATATTTTTGTTCAAAATTGAAAGAGAGGAGTGTTATGTGTGTGGCATAATTTGAAAAAATCTGATACAGAAGTCTATGAAATTCTTCAAAAAGAATTAAAAAGACAAGAACTTGGTTTAGAACTTATTGCTTCTGAAAATTATGCTTCAAAGTCTGTAATGGAAGCTGCAGGCAGTATTTTTACTAACAAATATGCTGAAGGATATCCTAAAAGAAGGTATTATGGTGGATGTGAATTTATAGATGAAGTAGAAACTTTGGCAAGAAACAGAGCAAAAGAGCTATTTAAAGCTAAATATGCAAATGTTCAGCCTCATTCTGGTTCTCAAGCTAATATGGGGGTTTACCTTGCCCTTATGGAGCCTGGTGACACGCTTATGGGTATGTCTCTGAGTCA
It contains:
- a CDS encoding PLP-dependent aminotransferase family protein yields the protein MNLENKLSSISKSAKSNIIRELLKVANDPGMISFGGGVPDPETFPREELAQIAKEVIEEEYKFTLQYGTTEGDNELKDAYKELLEKHEGIEGVQYDNMLVTVGSQEALYLIGLVLLDESSYCAVGKPVYLGAVGAFKQRFPKFLEIPLEDDGMNINILEERLTTLSKEGKIDKFKFVYVVPTFQNPAGVTMSLEKRKRLAELADKYDFLIVEDNPYGALRFEGSPIPSIYNLNPERTILLNTFSKILCPGFRIGIIIANENIIRKFSIIKQGVNLCTPTLTQRLAARYLQKHDRIEELKPTLELYRSKKDTMLEALENEFRNIQGVSWTRPEGGLFTWLTFPEEVDTLDMFEEAKKNKVLYVPGEAFYVNEVEKNHMRLSFCLPSHDEIREGVRRLKNVVEVYLNKKTI